A DNA window from Deinococcus sonorensis KR-87 contains the following coding sequences:
- a CDS encoding LutC/YkgG family protein encodes MSGEARLEILSRIYRAQVAPAAAVPFAAPLPSRPQAEVVQQFAEYAAEYRAHVQRVSEGELAERILTLLTGRRVLVPEGLPEAWWTRLDAVTDAGQSHRDLSRCEAVLTTCAAAIAETGTVVLDHGPGQGRRALTLIPDLHVCVVRATQVVDSVAEAVQRLEDSVRAGRPLTWISGPSATSDIELSRVEGVHGPRRLHLLLLEDGQAHD; translated from the coding sequence ATGAGCGGCGAGGCGAGGCTGGAAATCCTGAGCCGCATCTACCGGGCACAGGTGGCTCCGGCGGCCGCGGTGCCGTTCGCCGCGCCGCTGCCCAGCCGCCCGCAGGCGGAGGTGGTGCAGCAGTTTGCCGAGTACGCTGCCGAGTACCGCGCACACGTACAGCGGGTCAGTGAAGGGGAACTGGCGGAACGGATTCTCACGCTGTTGACCGGCCGGCGGGTGCTGGTGCCGGAGGGGCTGCCGGAAGCCTGGTGGACCCGCCTGGACGCCGTCACCGATGCGGGCCAGAGCCACCGGGACCTGAGCCGCTGTGAGGCGGTGCTGACCACCTGCGCAGCAGCGATCGCGGAAACCGGCACGGTGGTGCTGGACCACGGCCCCGGTCAGGGGCGGCGGGCGCTGACACTGATTCCCGACCTCCACGTGTGCGTGGTGCGGGCTACCCAGGTGGTGGATTCGGTGGCGGAGGCGGTTCAGCGGCTGGAGGACAGCGTGCGCGCGGGCCGGCCACTCACCTGGATCAGCGGACCCAGCGCCACCAGCGACATCGAACTCAGCCGGGTGGAGGGCGTCCACGGTCCCCGCCGGCTGCACCTGCTGCTGCTTGAAGATGGGCAGGCGCACGACTGA
- a CDS encoding sugar efflux transporter, protein MQWKSFVALGRLPNFFGYMLAVLMLGLALSFAAPYLSLFGADEVGMSPLALGLFMTCTSVSSIVISTRLGRWSDRRASRRPLVLLAIVAAGVGYLLFSVTRNYLLLLVISSVFLGTGAAAFPQLFALARAQIGSGTLGDQASALLRSVFSLAWVGGPGIGALLLAGGGFRGLYLGTAACFAVAAVPVLLARVGQTPQAGGRAEPVMLEGAPPARPVWLVALSFVLYGTSMSMGAISLPIHVTHALHGTTANVGFLVGLCALAEIPIMLAFVLFPRRVQNERLIVLGFGLFVLYFVLVYVAPGMGLLIVAQLVRAVVIGIAACLGMAYFQDLMPGRFGAATTLFANTTNAGSMLAGLITGVVAQAFGYHAVFLVCAVLSITSWGLLLAVRRGFNVQPKQAAQLFRRRSRGT, encoded by the coding sequence ATGCAGTGGAAGTCATTTGTCGCCCTCGGACGCCTGCCCAACTTTTTTGGCTACATGCTGGCGGTCCTGATGCTGGGGCTGGCCCTGTCGTTCGCTGCGCCCTATCTGTCCCTGTTCGGGGCCGACGAGGTGGGCATGTCCCCGCTGGCCCTCGGCCTCTTCATGACCTGCACCAGCGTCAGCAGCATCGTGATCAGCACCCGGCTGGGCCGCTGGTCTGATCGCCGGGCCAGCCGCCGTCCGCTGGTACTGCTCGCCATCGTGGCGGCGGGGGTGGGCTACCTGCTGTTCTCAGTGACGCGCAACTACCTGCTGCTGTTGGTGATTTCCAGCGTGTTTCTGGGCACCGGCGCGGCGGCGTTTCCACAGCTGTTCGCGCTGGCCCGCGCCCAGATCGGCAGCGGCACACTTGGCGACCAGGCCAGCGCGCTGCTCAGGTCGGTGTTCTCACTGGCCTGGGTGGGCGGACCAGGTATCGGGGCGCTCCTGCTGGCCGGCGGCGGGTTCCGGGGGCTGTACCTGGGGACCGCCGCATGTTTTGCGGTGGCCGCGGTGCCGGTCCTGCTCGCCCGGGTCGGGCAGACTCCGCAGGCGGGTGGTCGAGCTGAGCCGGTGATGCTGGAAGGGGCGCCACCGGCCCGCCCGGTGTGGCTGGTGGCGCTCAGCTTTGTGCTGTACGGCACGTCCATGTCGATGGGCGCCATCAGCCTGCCGATTCACGTCACCCACGCCCTGCATGGCACCACTGCAAACGTGGGTTTCCTGGTGGGGCTGTGCGCGTTAGCCGAGATTCCGATCATGCTGGCCTTCGTGCTGTTCCCGCGCCGGGTGCAGAACGAGCGCCTGATTGTGCTGGGCTTCGGACTGTTCGTGCTGTACTTCGTGCTGGTGTATGTCGCGCCGGGCATGGGCCTGCTGATCGTGGCTCAGCTGGTGCGGGCGGTGGTGATCGGCATCGCGGCGTGTCTGGGCATGGCGTACTTCCAGGACCTGATGCCGGGACGTTTCGGGGCCGCCACCACCCTGTTCGCCAACACCACCAATGCCGGTTCCATGCTGGCCGGCCTGATCACCGGTGTGGTGGCGCAGGCGTTCGGGTACCACGCGGTGTTTCTGGTGTGCGCGGTGCTGTCCATCACCTCCTGGGGCCTGCTGCTGGCGGTGCGGCGCGGCTTCAATGTTCAGCCGAAGCAGGCCGCGCAGCTGTTTCGCCGCCGCTCACGGGGCACGTGA
- a CDS encoding acetylxylan esterase, which translates to MAHFDLPLDELERYLPDPHEPADFQAFWDETLTQARALAGPARFEPTDTPLSLLEVLDVTFSGYGGDPVRGWLVLPRQRRGPLPCVVEYIGYGGGRGQPHEWLLYASAGYAHFIMDTRGQGSAWRTGDTADRSGGGEPHLPGFMTQGIQDRQQYYYRRVYTDAALAIAAARQHPAIDPARVAVTGGSQGGGLALAASGLVPDVAACLPDVPFLCHFERAIRITDSLPYGEIAQYLRIHRDQAGRAAQTLRYFDGLQFARRAQAPALFSVGLMDDICPPSTVYAAYNHYAGPKAIEVYPFNRHEGGQAHQDRQKLAFLNQVLPLNG; encoded by the coding sequence GTGGCCCACTTCGATCTGCCTCTGGATGAGCTGGAACGGTATCTTCCGGACCCCCACGAGCCCGCCGACTTCCAGGCCTTCTGGGACGAGACGCTGACCCAGGCCAGGGCGCTGGCCGGCCCGGCGCGCTTTGAGCCGACCGACACGCCGCTGTCGCTGCTGGAGGTGCTGGACGTGACCTTCAGCGGTTATGGCGGCGACCCGGTCCGGGGCTGGCTGGTGCTGCCACGGCAGCGGCGCGGCCCGCTGCCGTGTGTGGTCGAGTACATCGGGTACGGGGGCGGGCGCGGCCAGCCGCACGAGTGGCTCCTGTATGCCAGCGCCGGCTACGCCCACTTCATCATGGACACGCGCGGTCAGGGCAGCGCCTGGCGCACCGGGGACACCGCCGACCGCAGTGGGGGCGGGGAACCGCATCTGCCGGGGTTTATGACCCAGGGCATCCAGGACCGGCAGCAGTACTACTACCGGCGCGTCTACACCGACGCGGCGTTGGCCATTGCGGCCGCCCGGCAGCATCCGGCCATCGATCCGGCACGGGTCGCAGTCACCGGGGGAAGTCAGGGTGGTGGGCTGGCGCTGGCGGCCAGCGGGCTGGTGCCGGATGTGGCGGCCTGCCTGCCGGATGTGCCGTTCCTGTGCCACTTCGAGCGGGCAATCCGCATCACCGATAGTCTCCCCTACGGCGAGATCGCGCAGTACCTGCGAATCCACCGCGACCAGGCCGGGCGGGCCGCACAGACATTGCGTTACTTCGACGGCCTTCAGTTCGCGAGGCGGGCTCAGGCGCCGGCACTCTTCAGTGTGGGCCTGATGGACGACATCTGTCCGCCCAGCACCGTGTACGCTGCGTACAACCACTACGCCGGCCCGAAAGCCATTGAGGTGTATCCGTTCAATCGGCACGAAGGCGGACAGGCGCATCAGGACCGTCAAAAGCTGGCCTTCCTGAACCAAGTGCTACCGCTGAACGGCTAA
- a CDS encoding lipopolysaccharide biosynthesis protein → MTLPTSPTRATPMSLRTSAAWTFAGNAVYAAAQWGMVAGLARMGTPADVGLITLALALTAPVFLLMGLQLRSVQATDARQQHPFSSYLRLRLLGMALALVSCGVLSVVYPEATGALLWLGLAKTFEGISDVLYGLMQRSERLDWVSGATLLRGLFGLGFLLVGYRLTHNVAAAAAGLAIANGLVLLLLDWPRARKLGADARAQLTGPALRSLLRVSWPLGLVMGLISLGAALPRLFVEHMMGQANLGLYGALVYIPLAGSVVVNALGTVLTVRLSRAYASGNVRGFLKLALQFGVITAGLGTGLILVAVVAGQPLLRLVYGPVYAHEQASFVWLAVSGAVGYVAAASGFATTAARRFFEQLPLFVVVTAVLALSGWLLVPRLGLTGAALSALIGSLVQLVGSVLIVAHALRQPVRADALEKPAT, encoded by the coding sequence ATGACCCTACCAACCTCACCGACCCGCGCCACTCCCATGAGCCTGCGAACCAGCGCCGCCTGGACTTTCGCCGGCAACGCCGTGTACGCCGCCGCCCAGTGGGGCATGGTGGCGGGCCTGGCCCGCATGGGCACCCCCGCCGACGTGGGCCTAATCACCCTGGCCCTGGCCCTCACCGCCCCGGTCTTTCTGCTGATGGGCCTGCAACTGCGCAGCGTCCAGGCCACGGACGCCCGCCAGCAGCATCCGTTTTCCAGCTACCTGCGGCTGCGGCTGCTGGGCATGGCGCTGGCACTCGTGTCGTGCGGCGTGCTGTCGGTCGTGTACCCGGAGGCCACCGGCGCGCTGCTCTGGCTGGGCCTCGCCAAGACCTTCGAGGGGATCAGCGACGTGCTGTACGGCCTGATGCAGCGCTCAGAACGCCTGGACTGGGTGTCGGGCGCCACGCTGCTGCGCGGGCTGTTCGGACTGGGGTTTCTGCTGGTGGGCTACCGCCTGACGCACAACGTGGCGGCGGCGGCGGCCGGGCTCGCCATCGCCAACGGGCTGGTACTGCTGCTGCTGGACTGGCCCCGGGCACGCAAGCTGGGCGCGGACGCCCGCGCGCAGCTGACCGGCCCGGCGCTGCGCAGTCTGTTGCGGGTCAGCTGGCCGCTGGGCCTGGTGATGGGCCTGATCTCCCTGGGTGCGGCGCTGCCGCGCCTGTTCGTGGAGCACATGATGGGCCAGGCCAACCTGGGTCTCTACGGGGCACTGGTGTACATCCCATTGGCTGGTAGTGTGGTGGTGAACGCGCTCGGCACCGTGCTGACCGTGCGGCTGTCGCGGGCGTATGCCAGCGGGAACGTGCGCGGCTTCCTGAAGCTCGCCCTCCAGTTTGGCGTGATCACCGCCGGGCTGGGCACCGGGTTGATCCTGGTGGCGGTGGTGGCCGGGCAGCCGCTGCTGCGGCTGGTGTACGGACCGGTGTACGCCCACGAGCAGGCCAGCTTCGTGTGGCTGGCGGTGAGCGGCGCGGTGGGCTACGTGGCCGCCGCCTCCGGCTTCGCCACCACCGCCGCCCGTCGCTTCTTTGAGCAGCTGCCGCTGTTTGTGGTGGTGACGGCGGTGTTGGCGCTCAGCGGCTGGCTGCTGGTGCCGCGTCTGGGCCTGACCGGGGCAGCGCTCAGCGCCCTGATCGGCTCGCTGGTGCAGCTGGTCGGCAGCGTGCTGATCGTGGCCCACGCCTTGCGGCAGCCCGTTCGAGCCGACGCGCTGGAAAAGCCCGCGACCTGA
- a CDS encoding 3-dehydroquinate synthase: protein MKTELQGSTVRPGSLAAQLDSAPSPSSRTIQQQVVVTFRYPVQFTRGLFDPANRTLLDALPLQDRPARLLFVLDDGFVAQHPALQGQIERYVAQHASRLELAGPLLSVPGGEAVKHDPAQVDTVREAINRGGIDRHSYVVVVGGGAVIDMAGYAAATAHRGVRLIRIPTTVLSQNDSAVGVKNSVNRYGKKNWLGTFAPPFAVLNDLDFLVTLPDRDWLGGLSEAVKVALLKDPAFFRELEAGAPALRDRNLDAMDRAVYRCAELHLQHIAGSGDAFEQGSSRPLDFGHWAAHKLEALTHYELRHGEAVAIGIALDSTYSFLAGLLPEADWQRIIRLFQTLGLATFHPRLLDHLDDPAHPAGVLAGLNEFREHLGGVLTIMLLRSVGQPLEVHDMQLDLLRQAILRLQTLSKEETSWPTPTPVH from the coding sequence GTGAAAACGGAACTTCAAGGGTCAACGGTTCGCCCTGGAAGCCTCGCCGCCCAGCTGGACAGTGCGCCTTCCCCGTCCTCCCGTACCATTCAGCAGCAGGTGGTGGTCACGTTCCGCTACCCGGTGCAGTTCACGCGCGGCCTGTTCGATCCAGCCAACCGCACGCTGCTGGATGCGCTGCCACTGCAGGACCGCCCGGCCCGGCTGCTCTTCGTGCTGGATGACGGCTTCGTGGCCCAGCATCCAGCGCTGCAAGGCCAGATCGAGCGGTACGTGGCCCAGCATGCGTCGCGCCTGGAACTGGCCGGCCCGCTGCTGAGCGTCCCTGGCGGCGAGGCGGTCAAGCATGACCCGGCGCAGGTGGACACCGTGCGCGAGGCCATCAACCGGGGCGGCATTGACCGCCACAGCTACGTGGTCGTGGTGGGGGGTGGCGCGGTCATCGACATGGCCGGGTACGCGGCGGCCACCGCCCACCGGGGCGTGCGGCTGATCCGCATTCCCACCACGGTGCTGTCGCAGAACGACAGCGCCGTGGGCGTCAAGAACAGCGTCAACCGGTACGGCAAGAAGAACTGGCTTGGCACGTTCGCCCCGCCGTTCGCCGTGCTGAACGACCTGGACTTCCTGGTGACCCTGCCGGACCGCGACTGGCTCGGCGGCCTCAGCGAGGCGGTCAAGGTGGCGTTGCTCAAGGACCCAGCCTTCTTCCGTGAGCTGGAGGCCGGGGCACCGGCGCTCAGAGACCGGAACCTGGACGCGATGGACCGCGCGGTGTACCGCTGCGCTGAGCTCCACCTGCAGCACATCGCTGGGAGCGGCGACGCCTTCGAGCAGGGCTCTTCGCGCCCGCTGGATTTCGGCCACTGGGCGGCCCACAAGCTGGAGGCGCTCACCCACTACGAGCTGCGCCACGGCGAGGCCGTCGCCATCGGGATTGCCCTCGACAGCACCTACAGCTTCCTGGCGGGCCTGCTGCCGGAAGCGGACTGGCAGCGGATCATCCGGCTGTTCCAGACCCTCGGGCTCGCCACCTTTCACCCACGCCTGCTCGATCATCTGGACGACCCGGCGCACCCCGCCGGCGTGCTGGCCGGCCTGAACGAGTTCCGCGAGCACCTGGGCGGCGTACTCACCATCATGCTGCTGCGCAGCGTCGGTCAGCCGCTCGAGGTGCACGACATGCAGCTGGACCTGCTGCGGCAGGCCATCCTGCGGCTTCAGACCCTGTCCAAGGAGGAGACCTCATGGCCTACGCCAACACCTGTCCACTGA
- a CDS encoding TatD family hydrolase produces the protein MNYIDLHAHMISRSTDDYHRMALTGCLAVTEPAFWSGRDRLGALAFADYFDHLTTFEPARAQQYGIQHYAWLCLNPKEGEDRELAREVLALIPDFLDRPTVLGIGEIGLNRVTRNELATFVDHVELALEHHQLIHVHTPHLEDKYKGTRVIVETLAKDGRIDPARVMIDHAEEHTAPLILEHGFWTGFTLYPKTKASPARALDMIEMYGHERICVASACDWGPSDPVAIPEFVLEARRRGHDEAGIQRIVLHNPQAFLSQSPKFRLKLPEGTAPRALAAD, from the coding sequence ATGAACTACATCGACCTGCACGCGCACATGATCTCGCGCAGCACCGACGACTACCACCGCATGGCCCTGACCGGCTGCCTGGCCGTCACCGAGCCGGCCTTCTGGTCCGGCCGCGACCGGCTGGGAGCGCTGGCCTTCGCCGACTACTTCGATCACCTGACCACCTTCGAGCCGGCGCGCGCCCAGCAGTACGGCATCCAGCACTACGCGTGGCTGTGTCTGAACCCCAAGGAGGGCGAGGACCGCGAGCTGGCCAGAGAAGTGCTGGCGCTGATCCCGGACTTTCTGGACCGGCCCACCGTGCTGGGCATCGGCGAAATCGGCCTGAACCGCGTGACGCGCAACGAACTGGCCACCTTCGTGGACCACGTGGAACTGGCTCTGGAGCATCATCAGCTGATTCACGTGCACACGCCGCACCTGGAAGACAAGTACAAGGGCACCCGCGTGATCGTGGAGACGCTGGCGAAGGATGGCCGCATCGACCCGGCCCGCGTAATGATCGACCACGCTGAGGAGCACACGGCCCCGCTGATTCTGGAGCACGGCTTCTGGACGGGCTTCACGCTGTACCCCAAAACCAAGGCCAGTCCGGCCCGGGCGCTCGACATGATCGAGATGTACGGCCACGAGCGCATCTGTGTCGCGTCGGCGTGTGACTGGGGCCCCAGCGACCCGGTGGCGATCCCGGAGTTCGTGCTGGAAGCGCGGCGGCGCGGCCACGACGAGGCGGGCATCCAGCGCATCGTGCTGCACAACCCGCAGGCCTTCCTCTCGCAGTCGCCGAAGTTCCGGCTGAAGCTGCCGGAGGGGACCGCCCCCCGCGCCCTGGCGGCGGACTGA
- the eboE gene encoding metabolite traffic protein EboE has protein sequence MQLSSDLHLTYCTNIHPSSGMEEVLENLERYAVPLKARLSPDAPFGIGLRLSGAESLELLSGEQLERFRSFLEQRGLYVFTMNGFPYGPFHGQPVKDDVHAPDWRDDERVAYTLRLIRILSALLPAGQEGGISTSPLSYKGWLHGESVPALTTLLVGNVVEVVTELARLRQRTGQLIHLDIEPEPDGLLETSAELAEFFSGPLMGEGARRLAQALGVSVAEAQACFRAHVQVCFDTCHVAVAHEDVRTALRRYREAGLSIGKVQISSALRLTMPQGDEQRRALAATLAPFSESTYLHQVIARTVDGSTVQFPDLPQALPYLPDARLEEWRIHFHVPVFVESFGVLDSTQAAILDTLAALREQPFTRHLEIETYTWDVLPEGLKLPLLDSIEREYRWVRHVL, from the coding sequence ATGCAGCTGTCCTCAGACCTGCATCTGACGTACTGCACCAACATCCACCCGTCCAGCGGGATGGAGGAGGTGCTGGAGAATCTGGAGCGCTACGCCGTGCCGCTCAAGGCGCGGCTGTCGCCGGACGCGCCGTTCGGCATCGGGCTGCGGCTGAGCGGTGCCGAGAGCCTGGAGTTGCTGTCCGGCGAGCAGCTGGAGCGGTTCCGCAGCTTTCTGGAGCAGCGCGGCCTGTACGTGTTCACCATGAACGGCTTTCCGTACGGCCCCTTTCACGGCCAGCCGGTCAAGGACGACGTGCACGCCCCGGACTGGCGCGACGATGAGCGGGTGGCCTACACGCTGCGCCTGATCCGCATCCTGTCGGCGCTGCTGCCGGCTGGCCAGGAGGGCGGCATCAGCACCAGCCCACTGTCGTACAAGGGCTGGCTGCACGGCGAGAGTGTGCCGGCCCTGACCACCCTGCTGGTCGGCAACGTGGTGGAGGTGGTGACGGAGCTGGCGCGGCTGCGGCAGCGCACCGGCCAGCTGATTCACCTGGACATCGAGCCGGAACCGGACGGTCTGCTGGAAACCAGCGCCGAGCTTGCCGAGTTCTTCAGCGGTCCGCTGATGGGGGAGGGGGCGCGGCGGCTGGCCCAGGCCCTGGGCGTGAGCGTGGCCGAGGCGCAGGCGTGCTTCCGGGCGCACGTGCAGGTGTGTTTCGACACCTGCCACGTGGCGGTGGCCCACGAGGACGTGCGCACCGCGCTGCGCCGCTACCGCGAGGCGGGGCTGAGCATCGGCAAGGTGCAGATCAGCTCGGCGCTGCGGCTGACGATGCCGCAGGGCGATGAGCAGCGCCGGGCGCTGGCTGCCACCCTGGCGCCCTTCAGCGAGTCCACCTACCTGCATCAGGTGATTGCCCGCACCGTGGACGGCAGCACCGTGCAGTTCCCGGACCTGCCGCAGGCGCTGCCGTACCTGCCGGACGCCCGGCTGGAGGAGTGGCGCATTCACTTCCACGTGCCGGTGTTCGTGGAGAGTTTCGGGGTGCTGGACTCCACACAGGCGGCGATCCTCGATACCCTCGCGGCGCTGCGTGAGCAGCCGTTCACCCGCCACCTGGAAATCGAGACCTACACCTGGGACGTGCTGCCCGAGGGGCTGAAACTGCCGCTGCTCGACAGCATCGAACGCGAGTACCGCTGGGTGCGTCATGTCCTCTAG
- a CDS encoding UbiA family prenyltransferase, with protein MSSSAVPLPAQRFRAHLSLARISNSPTVASNVLAGAALAGSTGLSGRTVLLMLSMVLFYTAGMYLNDLLDLDIDRRERPERPLPSGTVPLPEAWAVTGVLFVGGLALLATQGLTALLSGLGLAALIVVYDAWHKRNPLSPLLMAGTRVLVYVTAFLALAGTAAGPLLLWALLMGGYIMGLTYIAKTENRSGLARGWPAALVLLPAAVFVVSLFRSAGSQPLVLSALLLLAFVGWAIYSMGFVYRPERRNIGRAVGSLIAGVSLLDALVLLASGAHLGPVLLAVAAFALTVYWQRHIKGT; from the coding sequence ATGTCCTCTAGCGCCGTGCCGCTGCCGGCTCAGCGCTTCCGGGCGCACCTGTCGCTGGCGCGCATCAGCAACAGCCCGACGGTGGCGAGCAACGTGCTGGCCGGCGCGGCGCTGGCCGGCAGTACGGGCCTGAGCGGACGCACCGTGCTGCTGATGCTCAGCATGGTGCTGTTTTATACCGCCGGCATGTACCTCAACGACCTGCTGGACCTGGACATCGACCGCCGGGAACGCCCGGAACGGCCCCTCCCGTCCGGGACGGTGCCGCTGCCGGAAGCGTGGGCCGTGACCGGCGTGCTGTTCGTCGGCGGGCTGGCGCTGCTGGCCACCCAGGGCCTCACGGCGCTGCTGAGCGGCCTGGGGCTGGCGGCCCTGATCGTGGTGTACGACGCGTGGCACAAACGCAATCCGCTGAGCCCGCTGCTGATGGCCGGCACCCGCGTGCTGGTGTACGTGACCGCCTTCCTGGCGCTGGCCGGCACGGCCGCCGGGCCGCTGCTGCTGTGGGCGCTGCTGATGGGCGGCTACATCATGGGCCTGACCTACATCGCCAAGACCGAGAACCGCAGCGGGCTGGCGCGCGGATGGCCGGCGGCGCTGGTGCTGCTGCCCGCCGCCGTGTTCGTGGTCAGCCTGTTCCGGTCCGCTGGAAGTCAGCCGCTGGTGCTCAGTGCGCTGCTGCTGCTGGCCTTCGTGGGCTGGGCCATCTACAGCATGGGCTTCGTGTACCGCCCGGAGCGGCGCAACATCGGCCGGGCGGTGGGCAGCCTGATCGCGGGCGTGTCGCTGCTGGACGCCCTGGTGCTGCTGGCCAGCGGCGCCCACCTGGGGCCGGTGCTGCTGGCCGTGGCCGCCTTCGCGCTGACCGTGTACTGGCAGCGCCACATCAAGGGCACCTGA
- a CDS encoding alkaline phosphatase family protein, which yields MTRTAVLNIVGLSPSLLGSNLPRITRYAEAGRMVPVGEVLPAVTCSVQATYLTGKWPSEHGIVGNGWLFRDECEVKFWRQSNQLVQQPKLWEVARELDPEFSCANLFWWYNMNSTVDYAVTPRPMYPSDGRKIPDIYTWPPELRGQLNDELGEFPLFEFWGPNASIRSSDWIAQSAKRLELQHSPTLSLVYLPHLDYGLQKYGPEHPKMARELQDIDRVVGELLDFYAECGVQVVLLSEYGIERAWRPIHINRMFREAGMIAVREELGRELLDAGMSEAFAVADHQVAHVYVRDPQRLAEVKAMLEQLPGVGEVLDEAGKRRHHLDHDRAGDLVVVAEPGAWFTYYYWLDDDRAPDFARTVEIHKKPGYDPAELFMDPHSPAKLKAARALAKKKLGFRYLMDVIGLDATVVRGSHGRLTGDPQRGPLLISPHADLLPPGQLGPTEVFSVLLRHLQRSVAEPARELTRA from the coding sequence CTGACCCGTACCGCCGTTCTGAACATCGTGGGCCTGAGCCCCAGCCTGCTGGGCAGCAACCTGCCGCGCATCACCCGCTACGCCGAAGCTGGCCGGATGGTCCCGGTGGGCGAGGTGCTCCCGGCCGTGACCTGCAGCGTGCAGGCCACCTACCTCACCGGCAAGTGGCCCAGCGAGCACGGCATCGTGGGCAACGGCTGGCTGTTCCGCGACGAGTGCGAGGTGAAGTTCTGGCGCCAGAGCAACCAGCTGGTGCAGCAGCCGAAGCTGTGGGAAGTGGCGCGCGAACTGGACCCGGAGTTCAGCTGCGCCAACCTGTTCTGGTGGTACAACATGAACTCCACCGTGGACTACGCGGTGACGCCGCGCCCGATGTACCCGTCGGACGGCCGCAAGATTCCGGACATCTACACCTGGCCGCCCGAACTGCGCGGCCAGCTGAACGACGAGCTCGGCGAGTTTCCGCTGTTCGAGTTCTGGGGGCCCAACGCCTCCATCCGCTCCAGCGACTGGATCGCGCAGAGCGCGAAGCGGCTGGAACTGCAGCACAGCCCGACCCTGTCGCTGGTGTACCTGCCGCACCTGGATTACGGGCTGCAGAAATACGGCCCGGAGCACCCCAAGATGGCCCGCGAGCTGCAGGACATCGACCGGGTGGTGGGTGAGCTGCTGGACTTCTACGCTGAGTGCGGCGTACAGGTGGTGCTGCTCTCCGAGTACGGCATCGAGCGCGCGTGGCGGCCGATTCACATCAACCGGATGTTCCGCGAGGCGGGCATGATCGCGGTGCGCGAGGAACTGGGCCGTGAACTGCTGGATGCCGGCATGAGCGAGGCGTTCGCGGTGGCGGACCATCAGGTGGCGCACGTGTATGTCCGGGATCCCCAGCGGCTGGCCGAGGTGAAGGCCATGCTGGAACAGCTGCCGGGGGTGGGCGAGGTGCTGGACGAGGCGGGCAAGCGCCGCCACCACCTGGACCACGACCGGGCTGGTGATCTGGTGGTGGTGGCCGAACCGGGCGCATGGTTCACCTACTACTACTGGCTGGATGACGACCGTGCGCCGGACTTCGCCCGCACCGTCGAAATCCACAAGAAGCCCGGCTACGACCCGGCCGAGCTGTTCATGGATCCGCACAGTCCGGCCAAGTTGAAGGCGGCCCGTGCATTGGCCAAGAAGAAGCTGGGCTTCCGTTACCTGATGGACGTGATCGGCCTGGACGCCACCGTGGTGCGCGGCTCGCATGGGCGGCTGACCGGTGACCCGCAGCGTGGCCCGCTGCTGATCTCGCCGCATGCGGACCTGCTCCCACCGGGCCAGCTCGGTCCCACCGAGGTGTTCAGCGTGCTGCTGCGTCACCTGCAGCGCAGCGTGGCCGAGCCGGCCCGCGAGCTGACCCGGGCTTAA
- a CDS encoding carbohydrate kinase family protein, which translates to MTRVLAFGGAVIDLVPAGGDHWQARAGGSAWTVARCLARLGLSAPFVGALSDDPFGQRLAAEGQAAGLDLSFVQRVSAPTALAVIHRAHPALYAFYAAQAADSQFGDVPPAAWDGARAAYFGGITLVREPARAAFLQQAQTARARGLTVVYDPNYRAQLAEAYREAFVAYLPLTDVLKVSEEDLGGLLPDLGTDQALAHIRSIHPAVTVLLTLGSAGARLLGPDLDLHHPGYPVKVADTVGAGDASIAALLSVRLQHPEWPARRQLGFALAAAAAACTVAGAHAPSHSDVLQIMQDPQG; encoded by the coding sequence GTGACGCGGGTGCTGGCGTTCGGCGGCGCGGTCATCGATCTGGTGCCGGCCGGTGGCGACCACTGGCAGGCCCGGGCTGGGGGCAGCGCCTGGACCGTGGCCCGCTGCCTGGCGCGGCTGGGCCTGTCCGCCCCGTTCGTGGGCGCGCTCAGCGACGACCCGTTCGGGCAGCGGCTGGCGGCCGAGGGACAGGCAGCGGGGCTGGACCTGAGCTTCGTGCAACGGGTCAGCGCGCCCACGGCCCTTGCGGTGATTCACCGGGCGCATCCGGCGCTCTACGCCTTCTACGCGGCCCAGGCGGCCGACAGTCAGTTCGGCGACGTGCCGCCGGCCGCCTGGGACGGGGCACGGGCCGCCTACTTCGGAGGCATCACCCTGGTGCGGGAGCCGGCCCGCGCCGCGTTTCTCCAGCAGGCGCAGACGGCGCGGGCGCGGGGGCTCACGGTCGTCTACGACCCCAACTACCGGGCGCAGCTGGCGGAGGCGTACCGGGAGGCGTTCGTGGCCTACCTGCCGCTCACCGACGTGCTGAAGGTCTCGGAGGAAGACCTGGGCGGCCTGCTTCCGGACCTCGGCACCGATCAGGCACTCGCCCACATCCGGTCCATCCATCCGGCCGTGACCGTGCTGCTGACCCTGGGGTCGGCAGGCGCGCGCCTGCTTGGTCCGGACCTGGACCTGCATCATCCCGGCTATCCGGTAAAGGTGGCCGACACGGTAGGTGCGGGGGACGCCAGCATCGCGGCACTGCTGAGCGTCCGGCTGCAGCATCCGGAGTGGCCGGCACGGCGGCAGCTCGGCTTTGCGCTGGCCGCTGCCGCCGCCGCGTGCACGGTGGCCGGCGCGCACGCCCCCTCTCACTCCGACGTTCTGCAGATCATGCAAGACCCGCAGGGTTGA